A single region of the Nitrospinota bacterium genome encodes:
- the tsaB gene encoding tRNA (adenosine(37)-N6)-threonylcarbamoyltransferase complex dimerization subunit type 1 TsaB — MIIVGVNTSTRRGSVALVSNGEVADEADSDSPESFSRTILVMIEDIISRNHGMLEDVEGFGIAVGPGSFTGIRIGLATLSGICLSRNIPVFGVSTLEAMALSSGYSGDGVLAPMLDAGQENVYYGLFKKNGDGIERLSPDSVGVIDEIISETGNSILAFGEGAEVYRKNLEKAGVKVVEDTYLFSTSAGVALLAEKMGVAKAESDIFRIRPNYMHRSSINYFPLILED; from the coding sequence ATGATAATAGTAGGAGTAAATACATCCACCCGCCGTGGAAGCGTCGCGTTGGTTTCAAATGGGGAGGTCGCAGACGAAGCCGATTCAGATTCCCCCGAATCCTTTTCGCGAACAATTCTTGTAATGATCGAAGATATCATTTCGCGAAACCACGGAATGCTGGAGGATGTCGAAGGATTCGGCATTGCGGTAGGCCCCGGTTCTTTCACCGGGATACGAATCGGCCTGGCGACACTTTCAGGCATCTGCCTTTCTCGGAATATCCCCGTTTTCGGGGTAAGCACGCTAGAGGCGATGGCCCTCTCATCTGGATATTCGGGGGACGGCGTTCTTGCGCCTATGCTGGATGCGGGGCAGGAGAACGTCTACTACGGCCTGTTCAAAAAGAATGGGGATGGCATAGAGCGCCTCTCCCCTGACAGCGTAGGGGTGATTGACGAGATAATAAGCGAGACAGGGAACAGCATTCTGGCTTTTGGAGAGGGGGCGGAGGTTTATCGGAAAAACCTGGAAAAAGCCGGCGTGAAGGTCGTTGAAGACACCTATCTTTTTTCCACTTCGGCGGGCGTGGCGCTCCTTGCCGAAAAAATGGGGGTTGCAAAGGCGGAAAGCGACATTTTCCGCATAAGGCCCAATTACATGCACCGCAGTTCAATCAATTATTTTCCATTAATATTGGAGGACTAA
- a CDS encoding DUF465 domain-containing protein, translated as MMTSIQQNPAFDTLYKENEDFRELYDEYLYLKKETEKLNKLKSMTEEDHNRVHEIKIRKLQIKDILEAMTNSQ; from the coding sequence ATGATGACGTCAATTCAGCAAAATCCTGCATTCGACACCCTTTACAAGGAGAATGAAGATTTTCGGGAACTTTATGACGAATATCTGTATCTAAAGAAAGAGACTGAAAAGCTGAATAAGCTGAAATCTATGACAGAGGAAGACCATAACCGAGTACATGAAATAAAGATAAGGAAACTCCAGATAAAGGATATCCTGGAAGCGATGACGAACAGTCAGTAG
- a CDS encoding zf-HC2 domain-containing protein, with product MKADNDNGCKGHTHENGECIELLGKMSDYVDEELDPGTQARLESHFQNCPPCLMVLQSLRKTLEIFRRRDDIIPPENLSGEIREKIGG from the coding sequence ATGAAGGCTGACAATGACAACGGATGTAAAGGGCATACCCATGAAAATGGCGAATGTATCGAACTGCTTGGAAAGATGTCCGATTACGTAGACGAAGAGCTCGACCCCGGAACTCAAGCGAGACTAGAGAGCCACTTTCAGAATTGTCCACCGTGCCTTATGGTTTTACAGTCCCTTAGGAAAACCCTGGAGATTTTCAGGCGGAGAGACGATATAATCCCTCCTGAAAATCTTTCCGGGGAAATTCGTGAGAAAATCGGCGGCTAA